The nucleotide window CGTTGCACAGGATCGTCGCGCGGCTTCATGAGCGAGGAATGCTCGTCTTTTCCCATTCGGAAACCCGGCGGCCGGGACCGCCCAGCCCGGAGCTGACCCTTCGCAAAGACTGGTGTTTAACGCTGGGCATCTCCGTGAACGTCGGCTCGATCGGCCTTTGCCTCATGGGTTTCGGCGAACCTTTGGAAAACATGGAAATCCCACAGGCGGGCTCCTCGCTATCCGTTGAAATGGAGCGGATCGACGCGGCGGTCGAAGAACTTCTTGCCCGCCGGGGCGCCAAACGGCGTGACGTCCTCGGCGTCGGCCTGGCCGTCGCCGGCCACCGCATGCTGGAGACGGCATTCAATTGCCCCTTGCCGCTCGCTCATTGGTCGTTGATCGACTTGGCACCCCTGCTTGGACAGCAACTGGGGCTGCCGGTCTGGGCAGACAATGTCGCCAGGACCGCAGCCTTGGCGGAAGCCATTTTCGGCGTTGGCCGCGATGTCGCAGATTTCGCCTATATCGCCCATCTTCATGGCTATGGCGGCGGCCTGGTTTCCGGAGGCATGCCGTTTCGCGGTAATTTCGGCAACGCCGGCGAATTTTCCGTTCTCTTCGGGCGCCAGGACTACGAGGAACGCCCTGCACTCGGCGTCCTGCTTGAACATCTTCGTGCCAAAGGGCGCATGAACTTGACCCTGAGGGACCTGAAGAACGAGGACCTGATGGACTGGGATGGCGTTGGGGAGTGGGTCGACCGCGTCACGCCGGCCCACAATCGAGCCATCAATGCGATCTGCGCAATATTCGACCCGGCATTGATCGTCCTCGGCGGCGAGCTTCCGCACTCACTCGCGAGAATGCTGATCGAACGGACCGAATTCAACAATCTGCCTCGGCATGGCGTTTTACGCGACGTCCCCAGGCTTGCCGTGGCACAGATAATCGACGCCCCCGGCGCAATCGGCGCGGCCTTGATCCCGCTCTTCGAAACCGTTTTGTGATATTTGCAGGACGCCGTAGCATTTTGAAATCGTCGTCAACATAGCCGAAGACGGCCGCCCATCAGGTCGCGGAGGCGGCCGGCCTCGGTGGCACGCGCTACGCTCGCCGCGGAGCTGCCGCCCACAAAATGGGCGGCGATTTTGGGAGCCATGCACGAAGACAAAGGCCGAAACGCGCCGCATGAACTAGGTTCAATGCGACGCGCCTCAGCCGGGAGGAAGACGTGATATCGGTTGTTCGGCGATTGCGGGGAGGTCTAGCTCCATGCCCTGCCGTTCACTTCATGCCTGTTCCGGCGATGCCCGTGGTGATGTACTTCTGCAGGAACAGGAAAACGATGGTGACAGGCAGCAGGCTGAGGAACGTCATCGCCAGGATATAGTGCCACTGCACCGAGAACTCGCCCTGGAACGCATTCAGACCGACCTGCAGGGTGAAATTCTCGCGGCTGTTGAGGACGATGAGCGGCCAGAGGAAATCGTTCCACCGCCAGAGCACCGAAAAGATCGCCAGCACCGCGAGCGCCGGCGCCGTCAGCGGCAGGATGATGCGCCAGAAGATGCAGAATTCGCTCGCCGCATCGACGCGCGCCGCCTCTATCAGCTCGTCGGGTATGGTCAGCATATATTGCCGCAGCAGGAAGACGGCGGTCGGAGAGGCGACCGTCGGCAGAATGACGCCCCACAGGTTGTCGGCGAGCCCGACCCCGACGATGACGAGATAGGCCGGCACCATGACGACCGCGAGCGGGATCATCAGCGTTGAAATGATGATGACGAAAACCGTCGTATCCCCCGCAAATTTGTATTTCGACAGGGCGAAGGCCGCCATGGCGTTGACGATCAGCGTCAGCAGCGTTGCGACGAAGGTGACGAACACCGAATTCTTGAGGAAGGTCAGGAAGTTGAAGCGCGTCAGCGGATCGGTGTAATTCTGCGTGGCGATCGTCAGCTTCTGCACCGGCGTCAGCCCCTTGACGTCGACGCTGACCGGTGGTCCCGGATTTGCGGGATCGACCATCTGGGCTTTGAGGCCGATGCGGCGGACCATGGCCATTTCGCGCATCTGACCGTCGATGGTGACCTGCCAGAGGCTGAGCGGTTTGTCGAAGCCGGGCACGGTCTGCTCCACGGCGGCCCGAGGTAGCAGCGTTGGCGGAAACCGGGTGATCTCGGCGGCCGGCTTCAGCGAGGAGAGGCCCGCCCACATGACGGGAACGAGCACGACGAAGGTTCCGCCGATCAGCCAGACCCACGACAATATGTCGGTGATATCGATGCGTCCGGCCCGGCGTGTGCGCGTGAAAAAGCTGATCGGGTTCATCTCAGGACTCCATTCGCTTGCCGATACGCAGCTGTATGAGGGTGAGAACCAGAAGCACCAGCCCCATGAGAACCGATGCGGCGGAAGCCAGTCCGAAGAGGCGAAGATCGCTGCCGAATGCCATCTGGTAGATATACTGGACGATGAAGCTGTTGGCCGTGCCCGGGCCGCCGCCATTGGTCAGAACCCAGGCCTCGTCGAAGATCTGGACGGATTTGATCATCAAAAGAATGAACACGACCAACAGGTTCGGCGCCAGAAGGGGAAGCGTGATCCTGAACAGCGTGCGGCGTGGCGAGGCGGCATCGATGGAGGCAGCCTCATAGAGCTCCTTCGGGATGGCCTGGAGGCCGGCCAAGAGGATGAGCGTGTAAAAGCCCATGTGAAACCAGACCGATACCGCGACGACGAAGAAGCGCGACCAGCCGACGTCGAGCAGGAAGATCTCAGGGGGAACGCCGATCATCTGGAAGAAGGCGTTCAGCAGCCCGTTGCGATCGAGGAACCATTTCCAGATGAGACCGATGACGACGGGCGACAGCAAGACGGGATAGAAGAACATCGCCCTGAAGAAACCACGCGCGACGATCGCCCGATTGAGGATCAGCGCCGTGATCAGCGCCACCAGCAATGTCGCGACGACATTGAAGGCCACGAACCAGAGGGTGTTCCACACGGCCGTCCAGAACAGCGATTCCTGGCAGGTTCCCGGCTGCAGATAATTGCCGCAGGAAAGCAGCGTGCGGAAATTGTCCAGGCCGACGAAAGGCCGCTCCGACACGAAAAGATTGGTGCCGCCGGTGAAGGCGTAACCGATCGCGATCGCGATCGGAAGGAACGTGAAGATGGCAAACAGAACGAGGTTCGGCGCCAGGAACAGCCATGGCATACGCTTGCGGCCGAAGATGCGCTCGATCACATTTATTGGGGCTTCGACCACTCTCATCGCCGTTTCCCCTGTCTGGGACAGCAATGCACCTGCCTTGAGCGCCGCCATGTTCAGCGCCTCCCCTGTCCGGGCCGCCGGGCAAAGGCCAGGCCGCTTTCGGGATCGAACAGATGAACCCGTCCCGGGGCGGCGTCGATCAGGATGTGATCACCAGGCGACGGCGCGAAATGGCCGGCCTCATGAATGATGATCTGCTCGTCATGGCCTGCAAGGTTGCCATAGACATAGGTCTCGGTGCCGAGGCCCTCGTGATACTGGACGATGAACGGCAGGCCTTGCTCGCTGGAACGTGAAAAATGCGCGGGCCGAATGCCGGCGAGAACGGCCTGTCCGACCGCAATGCCGGCGGGATCGACATCGCTGACGACCTTACCACCATTGCCGACATCGATGACGACACCGCTTTCCTCGATGCCAGCGACCTTGCCCTTGATGATGTTCATACGCGGCGAGCCGAGGAAGCCCGCGACGAAGAGATTGCGCGGGCTGTCGAACAGGTCCAGCGGTGCTCCGACCTGCTCGACCCGCCCGGCGCGCAGCACGACGATCTTGTCGGCCATCGTCATCGCCTCGACCTGGTCATGCGTGACATAGATCATCGTCGTCTTGATCTCGCGGTGGAGCTTGGTGATCTCGGCCCGGGTCTGAACGCGCAGCGCCGCGTCGAGATTGGACAGCGGCTCGTCGAAGAGGAAAATATCCGGTTCGCGCACGATGGCCCGGCCGATCGCCACGCGCTGGCGCTGGCCGCCCGAAAGCTGCTTCGGGCGCCGGTCCAGATAGGGTTCGATCGCCAGCATCCTGGCAGCTTCGGCAATCCGCGCCTCGATCTCGGCACGCTTGAACTTCAGGTTCTCCAGGCCGAAAGCGAGGTTCTTGCGAACGCTCATATGCGGGTAGAGCGCGTAGGACTGGAAGACCATCGCGATCTTGCGCTCGGCCGGCGAGAGCGCGCTGACGTCGCGGCGCCCGATCGCGATTGCGCCCTCCGTGACCTCTTCGAGGCCGGCGATGACACGCAGCAGGGTCGACTTGCCGCATCCCGACGGACCGACGAAGACGACGAACTCGCCGTCTTGGATATCGAGTTCGACGTCATGCAGGACTTTGACCGAGCCATACGACTTGTTGACGTTGGAAAGTTTCAGTTCTGCCATGTTCCACTCCCATCAGGTGCCGCCGTTTCGAAGACGGCGTCGTTTTTGTTCCAGCCTTGCGGCAGCGGTGTCGGCCTCGTGATCCGCACCTCGTTCATCGAGAGCCCGGTGACATCAGCCACGTAGACGGCCGGCATTCCTCCCGGATAGTGCTCAAGACCAATCACCCGCCCGTCCGACCCGCGCGTCCAGGCATTCGCACGGCCGCCGCCATCGGCTTTCGGGGAAAGGTCCGCGTTCGTCGGACGCAGGTCGTAGGATCGCGCCGTGCCGAGTTGCCCAGGCTGCTGATCAATGGCGATGCGTGCCAGCGATGCGTTCCTGATGCCGGCCGACGAGGTCGATATGACGGTGATCGCCCCCTCCATCCGCCCGGTGATGTCCTCGACGATGAGATTGTCGATGGCGCCAGCCGCGCGTTCCGTAACACGGTCGACGACATTGACGGTCAGCGCTTCCCCCGAGCCCCAGAAACCATCGGGGGTCTCGCGGCACTCTACCGCAATTCGTGAAAACCTTACGTTCGATATCCGGCCGCCGTCGCGGGAGAATACGCCGAGCGCCCTGTTGGAAGATGAGACGCTGCAATCCTCGAACACGACATTGGTGACGTCGCCATGCGTTTCCGTGCCGATCTTCAGCGCGCAGCTAAGGCTCTGAACGGAGCATCGACGAACGAGAATGTTTTCGCAACGCCCGATGGCGACACGGTCAGGACCGATGCTCGTCTTCAGGCATATGCCGTCGTCGGCCGTCGATATCCGGCAGTCCTCGATGACGGCGCCGCGGCAGGCATCCAGCACGATCCCGTCCGTGTTGGGAAGGCGGCGGTCGTTGTCGATGGTCACGTTCCTGACCGCGACATCGGTGCAGTTGACGAAGTGCAGCGTCCACATCGGCGAGCGGCAGATATGGACGGAGCTGATCTCGACCTCGTCGCAGCCCTCGAAGACGACGACGCGGGGACGAAATTCGGCCGGGATGAAGGTTCCCACCGTCTCGTCGTCTCCCACGATGAAGCTGTCGCAACCGGCTTCGATGCGCCCCTTCCCCGTCAGGCTGATGCGCCGCGCATCCTTGGCGACGATCATGCCGCGGTCGGATTTTTCGGCGATCACCGAAACGGTCGTATGCGCATAGGCGGCATAGTCCGGAACGGGACGCAGGATCGCACCGGCGGCTAGATGAAGGTCGACACCGGATCTGAGCTGCAGCCCGCGGCAGACATGAATGCCGGCCATGAGCTCCACGCGTCCGCCGCCCGAAGCCGACAGGCCGTCGATGGCCGCCTGCAGGCGGACCGTATCGTCGCCCTCCGCCGGCTCGATCGCGACAAGAGACACGGGGCTCATTGGCGCTGGCCGTTCTCGAGAAAGACTTCCGTCAGCAGCAG belongs to Rhizobium indicum and includes:
- a CDS encoding glycoside hydrolase family 28 protein, with the translated sequence MSPVSLVAIEPAEGDDTVRLQAAIDGLSASGGGRVELMAGIHVCRGLQLRSGVDLHLAAGAILRPVPDYAAYAHTTVSVIAEKSDRGMIVAKDARRISLTGKGRIEAGCDSFIVGDDETVGTFIPAEFRPRVVVFEGCDEVEISSVHICRSPMWTLHFVNCTDVAVRNVTIDNDRRLPNTDGIVLDACRGAVIEDCRISTADDGICLKTSIGPDRVAIGRCENILVRRCSVQSLSCALKIGTETHGDVTNVVFEDCSVSSSNRALGVFSRDGGRISNVRFSRIAVECRETPDGFWGSGEALTVNVVDRVTERAAGAIDNLIVEDITGRMEGAITVISTSSAGIRNASLARIAIDQQPGQLGTARSYDLRPTNADLSPKADGGGRANAWTRGSDGRVIGLEHYPGGMPAVYVADVTGLSMNEVRITRPTPLPQGWNKNDAVFETAAPDGSGTWQN
- a CDS encoding carbohydrate ABC transporter permease, encoding MNPISFFTRTRRAGRIDITDILSWVWLIGGTFVVLVPVMWAGLSSLKPAAEITRFPPTLLPRAAVEQTVPGFDKPLSLWQVTIDGQMREMAMVRRIGLKAQMVDPANPGPPVSVDVKGLTPVQKLTIATQNYTDPLTRFNFLTFLKNSVFVTFVATLLTLIVNAMAAFALSKYKFAGDTTVFVIIISTLMIPLAVVMVPAYLVIVGVGLADNLWGVILPTVASPTAVFLLRQYMLTIPDELIEAARVDAASEFCIFWRIILPLTAPALAVLAIFSVLWRWNDFLWPLIVLNSRENFTLQVGLNAFQGEFSVQWHYILAMTFLSLLPVTIVFLFLQKYITTGIAGTGMK
- a CDS encoding ROK family transcriptional regulator, which produces MKYDPLNHVAAHFLRDTQPVRVASRNERDLLRLIWKSPGIERSDLTEPLDLTQQSLHRIVARLHERGMLVFSHSETRRPGPPSPELTLRKDWCLTLGISVNVGSIGLCLMGFGEPLENMEIPQAGSSLSVEMERIDAAVEELLARRGAKRRDVLGVGLAVAGHRMLETAFNCPLPLAHWSLIDLAPLLGQQLGLPVWADNVARTAALAEAIFGVGRDVADFAYIAHLHGYGGGLVSGGMPFRGNFGNAGEFSVLFGRQDYEERPALGVLLEHLRAKGRMNLTLRDLKNEDLMDWDGVGEWVDRVTPAHNRAINAICAIFDPALIVLGGELPHSLARMLIERTEFNNLPRHGVLRDVPRLAVAQIIDAPGAIGAALIPLFETVL
- a CDS encoding carbohydrate ABC transporter permease, whose translation is MAALKAGALLSQTGETAMRVVEAPINVIERIFGRKRMPWLFLAPNLVLFAIFTFLPIAIAIGYAFTGGTNLFVSERPFVGLDNFRTLLSCGNYLQPGTCQESLFWTAVWNTLWFVAFNVVATLLVALITALILNRAIVARGFFRAMFFYPVLLSPVVIGLIWKWFLDRNGLLNAFFQMIGVPPEIFLLDVGWSRFFVVAVSVWFHMGFYTLILLAGLQAIPKELYEAASIDAASPRRTLFRITLPLLAPNLLVVFILLMIKSVQIFDEAWVLTNGGGPGTANSFIVQYIYQMAFGSDLRLFGLASAASVLMGLVLLVLTLIQLRIGKRMES
- a CDS encoding ABC transporter ATP-binding protein; amino-acid sequence: MAELKLSNVNKSYGSVKVLHDVELDIQDGEFVVFVGPSGCGKSTLLRVIAGLEEVTEGAIAIGRRDVSALSPAERKIAMVFQSYALYPHMSVRKNLAFGLENLKFKRAEIEARIAEAARMLAIEPYLDRRPKQLSGGQRQRVAIGRAIVREPDIFLFDEPLSNLDAALRVQTRAEITKLHREIKTTMIYVTHDQVEAMTMADKIVVLRAGRVEQVGAPLDLFDSPRNLFVAGFLGSPRMNIIKGKVAGIEESGVVIDVGNGGKVVSDVDPAGIAVGQAVLAGIRPAHFSRSSEQGLPFIVQYHEGLGTETYVYGNLAGHDEQIIIHEAGHFAPSPGDHILIDAAPGRVHLFDPESGLAFARRPGQGRR